In Brassica oleracea var. oleracea cultivar TO1000 unplaced genomic scaffold, BOL UnpScaffold00703, whole genome shotgun sequence, one genomic interval encodes:
- the LOC106319937 gene encoding DNA-binding protein S1FA1-like codes for MDREDFARKAAAEARGLNPGLIVLLVIGGPLVVFLVANIVLYVHAQKNLPPKKKKPVSKKKLKREKLKQGVSVPGE; via the exons ATGGACAGAGAAGATTTTGCCAGAAAG GCGGCTGCAGAAGCCAGAGGATTGAACCCGGGACTAATCGTGCTGCTTGTTATCGGAGGTCCGCTTGTTGTGTTCCTTGTTGCCAACATCGTGCTCTACGTGCATGCACAGAAGAACCTAcctccaaagaagaagaagccagttTCTAAAAAGAAGCTCAAGCGGGAGAAGCTGAAGCAAGGAGTCTCCGTGCCGGGAGAATAA
- the LOC106319936 gene encoding L-type lectin-domain containing receptor kinase VIII.1 — protein MSFLPSLFSVSILLCFFCSLNEATTEFDFSTLAISNLKLLGDARLSNGIVSLTRDLSVPNSGAGKVLYANPIRFRQPGTHSPASFSTFFSFSITNINPSSIGGGLAFVITPDGNTVGAAGGSLGLAGPSVSKFVAVEYDTLMDVDFKDINSNHVGFDVNGVVSSVSGDLGTVDIDLKSGNTVNSWIEYDGLSRVFNVSVSYSNLKPKSPVLSFPLDLDRYVNDFMFVGFSGSTQGSTESHSIEWWSFRSSFGSGPGSGSGPSPPTANLVNPKANSVNSPPPLASQPSSSAVPISSQSKTPPTCRNHLCKENRGAIAGVVTAGAFFLALFAGGLFWAYSRKFKRVERHDSFASEIIKAPKEFSYKELKAATKSFNESRSIGHGAFGVVYRGVLPETGDVVAVKRCSHSSQDKKNEFLSELSIIGSLRHRNLVRLQGWCHERGEILLVYDLMPNGSLDKALFESRFPLPWDHRKKILLGVASALAYLHRECENQVIHRDVKSSNIMLDENFNAKLGDFGLARQIEHDKSPEATVAAGTMGYLAPEYLLTGRATEKTDVFSYGAVVLEVVTGRRPIEKDLNAQRQNVGANPNLVEWVWGLYKEGKVTAAADSRLEGKFDEGEMWRVMVVGLACSHPDPEARPTMRSVVQMLIGEADVPVVPKSRPTMSFSTSHLLLSLQDTLSDCNTLALNSSRSSSWSVPEHNVMIRGDDDHMV, from the coding sequence ATGTCGTTTCTCCCATCTCTCTTCTCAGTTTCGATCTTGCTCTGCTTCTTCTGCTCTTTAAATGAAGCTACGACTGAGTTCGATTTCTCCACCCTCGCCATCAGCAACCTGAAGCTTCTCGGCGACGCTCGTCTCAGCAACGGAATCGTCAGCCTCACACGTGACCTCTCCGTTCCCAACTCCGGCGCCGGGAAAGTCTTGTACGCTAACCCAATCAGATTCCGACAACCCGGAACTCATTCCCCGGCGAGTTTCTCCACctttttctccttctccatcaCAAACATCAACCCTTCTTCAATCGGCGGCGGTCTCGCCTTCGTCATCACCCCAGACGGAAACACAGTCGGCGCCGCCGGAGGATCTCTAGGCCTCGCCGGCCCCTCCGTGTCCAAATTCGTCGCTGTGGAGTATGACACGTTGATGGATGTTGACTTTAAGGATATTAACAGCAACCACGTCGGATTCGACGTGAACGGCGTCGTTTCGTCTGTTTCCGGCGATCTCGGCACTGTAGACATCGATCTAAAGAGCGGAAACACCGTGAATTCGTGGATTGAGTACGACGGGTTGAGTCGGGTCTTCAACGTATCGGTCTCTTACTCGAATCTGAAACCAAAATCTCCGGTTTTGTCTTTCCCTCTCGATCTTGACCGTTACGTGAACGACTTCATGTTCGTTGGTTTCTCCGGGTCTACTCAGGGAAGCACAGAAAGCCACAGCATCGAGTGGTGGAGCTTCAGGTCCTCCTTCGGGTCGGGTCCCGGGTCCGGATCCGGACCCTCTCCTCCTACTGCTAATTTAGTGAACCCGAAAGCTAATTCGGTTAACTCTCCGCCGCCGCTTGCCTCGCAGCCGTCTTCCTCCGCCGTTCCGATCAGCTCTCAATCGAAAACTCCGCCGACTTGCCGCAACCACCTGTGTAAAGAGAATCGTGGAGCAATCGCCGGAGTGGTAACCGCCGGTGCTTTCTTCTTAGCACTATTCGCCGGCGGTTTGTTCTGGGCCTACTCGAGGAAGTTCAAACGCGTCGAGAGACATGACTCCTTCGCGTCGGAGATCATCAAAGCCCCTAAAGAGTTCAGCTACAAGGAGCTCAAAGCCGCCACCAAGAGCTTCAACGAGAGTCGAAGCATCGGACACGGCGCCTTCGGGGTTGTCTACAGAGGCGTTCTACCCGAGACCGGAGACGTCGTCGCTGTTAAACGGTGTAGCCACAGCTCGCAAGACAAGAAGAACGAGTTTTTGTCGGAACTATCCATCATCGGAAGTCTCAGACATAGAAACCTTGTCCGGTTACAAGGATGGTGCCACGAGAGAGGTGAGATTCTGTTGGTGTATGATCTTATGCCTAACGGTTCGCTTGATAAGGCTTTGTTTGAGTCACGGTTTCCGTTGCCGTGGGATCACCGGAAGAAGATCTTGCTTGGGGTTGCATCAGCTCTTGCTTATCTACACAGAGAGTGTGAGAATCAGGTGATACACAGAGACGTGAAGAGCAGTAACATAATGCTAGACGAGAACTTCAACGCCAAGCTCGGAGATTTCGGGTTAGCTAGACAAATCGAGCACGATAAATCGCCGGAAGCGACGGTTGCCGCCGGGACGATGGGGTACTTAGCGCCGGAGTATCTTCTGACGGGTCGCGCCACGGAGAAGACGGACGTTTTCAGCTACGGAGCAGTGGTTCTTGAAGTGGTTACGGGAAGGAGACCGATCGAGAAGGACTTGAATGCGCAGAGGCAAAACGTTGGGGCGAATCCGAATTTGGTAGAATGGGTGTGGGGTTTGTATAAAGAAGGGAAGGTTACGGCTGCGGCGGATTCAAGGCTTGAAGGTAAGTTTGATGAAGGAGAGATGTGGCGGGTTATGGTGGTGGGCTTAGCTTGTTCTCATCCGGACCCAGAGGCTCGGCCCACGATGAGGTCAGTGGTGCAAATGCTGATTGGTGAGGCTGATGTACCGGTTGTTCCTAAGTCGAGACCGACTATGAGTTTTAGCACTTCGCATTTGTTGTTGAGTTTGCAAGATACTTTATCTGATTGCAATACTTTGGCGTTGAATTCTAGTAGGTCTTCGTCATGGTCTGTGCCTGAACATAATGTTATGATTAGAGGTGACGATGACCATATGGTATAG
- the LOC106319941 gene encoding uncharacterized protein LOC106319941 — MSNSALFKIVSILRLCGEEVSDVMMLEKTYTTFNQSNSVLQQQYRTKGFATYTDLISCLLLAEANNELLMKNSGARPVGTAPLPEAHEVEKKDPKETYYTHDNKRPHGNGRGGYRGRRRDNHNGRDIYSTGRRGNHNNRGRGSNYGRGRGSYGRGRGGISKPSYTSNSLCHRCGMDNHWTKNCRTPKHLCELNKESIKNKNPEANMIQENGQDDKGYDADNESDRDNKDDQMDFETSDCLKV; from the coding sequence atgagCAATTCAGCCTTGTTCAAAATCGTCTCTATACTAAGGCTGTGTGGTGAAGAAGTGTCCGATGTGATGATGCTTGAAAAGACCTATACGACTTTCAATCAGTCGAATTCTGTGTTGCAGCAGCAATACAGGACAAAAGGTTTTGCCACatatactgatctgatctcaTGTCTCCTCCTggccgaggcaaacaatgagctcctTATGAAAAATAGTGGAGCCAGGCCGGTCGGGACAGCACCATTACCCGAAGCCCATGAGgttgaaaagaaagatcccaaagaaaCCTACTACACCCATGATAACAAGAGACCACACGGCAATGGCCGTGGTGGGTACAGGGGGCGTAGGCGTGACAATCATAACGGTAGAGATATCTACTCAACCGGCCGAagaggaaaccacaataaccgtggtcgtggttccaattaCGGTCGGGGCCGAGGGAGTTATGGCCGTGGACGAGGTGGCATATCCAAACCATCTTACACATCCAATTCTTTATGTCACAGATGTGGGATGGACAATCATTGGACCAAGAACTGCAGAACTCCAAAACACTTGTGCGAACTCAATAAAGAGAGtatcaagaacaagaacccggaggcAAACATGATCCAAGAAAACGGTCAAGATGACAAGGGATATGATGCTGACAATGAATCCGACAGGGACAACAAAGATGACCAAATGGATTTTGAGACATCCGACTGTCTGAAAGTTTAG